The Clostridia bacterium genome segment ACCACAAGAGCAGAGTTTTGACCTTGTCAGACGAAGCAAAAGCCGAGGTTGATCCAAGCCTTATAATTGACGAATACGATGTTCAGGCAGGACACTCTGGTTCTGTGGGCAGAATTAACCAAGATGAACTGTTTTATATGATGTCAAGAGGATTATCTGAAAAAGAAGTTATCCAATTGATTTCAAACGGATTCTTGGTTTCTAAGATTGAAGGCTTTTTGACCGCGCCAGACAGAAAAAGATTTTACAAAGCGATAGAACAATAGGATTAAATTATGACTGATTATAAAAAAGATTTTCCGCTATTAAAAAAAGGCGAATGGGTATATCTAAACAATGCTGCACAAACACTTGTGCCTATGCCCGTTTTGCAGGCTATGAATGACTACTATATGAACATAGGCGCAAACATTCATAGAGGAGTAGATTCATTGGGATTTGAAGCTACCAGACTTTATGACCAGGCAAGAGAAAATGTCGCAAAGCTTGTCGGAGCTAAAGACAAAGGTAAAATCATCTTTACAAGAGGTACAACTTCAGCGATCAATATGGTGGCAAATTCTTTTGGGCAGACGCTTAACGAAGGCGACGAAATAGTCATTTCTGTTTCCGAACATCATTCAAACTTTGTTCCTTATCAGCAACTTGCAAAAAGAAAAAAAGCAAAACTGGTTTTTGTTCCGCTTGACAAGAACGGCTGCGTAACGCCTGAAAATCTTAAGAGCGTATTGACAAATAGGACTAAAATAGTGGTTGCAACTCAAATGACCAATGTTTTGGGTTCAATCAATGATATTCAGGCTTTAGCTAAGGTTGCACACAGTGTTGGCGCAATAATAGCCGTTGACGGAGCGCAAGGTATTGTGCATATACCCACTTATGTAGCTGATTGGGATGTGGATTTTTATGCTTTGGGTGCGCATAAATTACTAGGACCTACAGGCGTAGGTGCTTTGTATGTAAAAAATGATTTTCTTGAAAAAATGCAGCCTGTTGAGATGGGCGGAGATATGGTTGATATTGTGGAAGAACAGGAGACGACCTTTCTTGACGCCCCTCAAGGTTTTGAAGCAGGCACACCTATGATTGCAGAAGTTATAGGATGGGGCAAGGCTATAGATTATTTTTTTGACATAGGATACGCTGAAGCTAACCAAAGAGTCGATTATTTGCGCAAAATGATGGTGCAAAAAATGGAATCTGAAGTTAAGGATGTCATTATATATAACAAAGATTTTGAACATTGTCCCTTAGTTACTTTTAATATCAAGGGAGTGCATTCGCATGACACTGCAAGCGTTTTGGACAAACATAAGGTTTGTGTGCGCGCAGGTCATCATTGCGCACAGCTTATACACAAATGGCTTGGAATACAATCTTCTGTAAGAGCGAGCCTGATGTACTATAATGACGAAAGCGATGTTGACAGATTTATTGAAGCGTTAAAGGATGCAA includes the following:
- a CDS encoding cysteine desulfurase, yielding MTDYKKDFPLLKKGEWVYLNNAAQTLVPMPVLQAMNDYYMNIGANIHRGVDSLGFEATRLYDQARENVAKLVGAKDKGKIIFTRGTTSAINMVANSFGQTLNEGDEIVISVSEHHSNFVPYQQLAKRKKAKLVFVPLDKNGCVTPENLKSVLTNRTKIVVATQMTNVLGSINDIQALAKVAHSVGAIIAVDGAQGIVHIPTYVADWDVDFYALGAHKLLGPTGVGALYVKNDFLEKMQPVEMGGDMVDIVEEQETTFLDAPQGFEAGTPMIAEVIGWGKAIDYFFDIGYAEANQRVDYLRKMMVQKMESEVKDVIIYNKDFEHCPLVTFNIKGVHSHDTASVLDKHKVCVRAGHHCAQLIHKWLGIQSSVRASLMYYNDESDVDRFIEALKDAKDFINVLF